In the genome of Kitasatospora cathayae, one region contains:
- a CDS encoding cation-translocating P-type ATPase, whose translation MVLRRLARLPAKGLGLTLAVPVVLARSAVPTARVAARVAASAGRVGARTTVRTTVRTATSAAGTAARMGRVARAAAETGTGYWHAGSRIQLPLRPRAAGTARNVEAAARRVALGLATRPDVIAAYWDGGLARLVVQLTQDAATDRVVQRATELAASQRLERVDEDVLETAHPGRTGSIRAQTLALACDAVGFTTAVGARVLPLRTGPRLATALVALVREDPDVRALLRRRLGDAGSDLVLAAAGAASYGIGQSPGALALDAVLRTGRLLETIAGAAAFDAAYDTVCAPGRLSLAGTGTARPALRPLPYEEFEEQAVGGTLLGAAGALLFTRNVAEAAEGLVAGNPKAARYGPVAFTTALGTVLAREGVLVRDLERLRRLELVDTVVLHPDSLRGPGRTVLEVHPTAPDWDHDQLWQAAVAALDRPDTELELRPVPDQLDRPDAGTGLLVAAAGGVDVGTVLVGREIAPVAEAALDAARRAGLHVVVADDGTLGDFGALADQLLGNERSLADAVRQLQREGRVVLTVARVPAGGGAELTGRNESTDRAELTDSARELLAGLLRGDLAVAVTDADSAVVWGADLLLLNGLDSVWRLLAAIPAARTVARHSKTLAEASAALSGLLVVTRGRRPHGTLPVAARLSPVNVATAAALASGWRAALRVGTRSAPHPPPRIPWHALAPKEALARLKGVRRPVRRGGLWARQLAAHPALGAAGRLVGAVRSELDDPLTPVLLVGATASALLGSTVDAALVAGALAMNALIGAVQRLRSEQALSALEVTQHQRATVVDDERTRTVAATELRPGQVIELSTGEVVPADARLIELDELEVDESALTGESLPVTKQLDATPEATVADRRCMVFEGTTVVAGHARAAVVGTGEDTEAGRAAHLAARTPPAGGVQARLRELTDRSLPFTLLGGAAVAGLAVLRGRPVRLAVRGGLAVAVAAVPEGLPLVATVAQLAAARRLSRQGVLVRTPRALEALGRMDTVCFDKTGTLTENRLRVTRVATPDGTRYPADDPAAAAVLRTAARACPPAEDGEAVHAHSTDEAVLAAAPEDLGWTPAQTLPFEASRGYAAATGTPDDGRALLVVKGAPEAVLPACAGAGKRADATVAALGADGLRVLAVAVRPLPDDAGDVLEGPLEELELVGFVALADTPRPGSAALVEGLRRAGVRPVMLTGDHPATARAVAIALGWPEDLELATGDELAGLDRTGRARALGGCDVVARVAPEQKVLVVEALRESGRVVAMVGDGANDAAAIRSADIGIGIAARGSAAARNAADLVITDDELTVLTDAVDEGRALWRSVADAITILIGGNAGEIGFSLLGTLLSGRAPMSTRQILLVNLLTDMFPAMAVAVTPRDDPPNGESTRRVGTAALDAPLARQIRHRGLVTAVGATTAWLIGTTTPGSARRTSTMALCGVVGAQLAQTLTGRARSPLVLATVLGSAAALAVIVQTPGVSRFFGCTPLGPVAWAGVAASIAVAVAAPPLIPQVERLLLVALARALAAVRGTRA comes from the coding sequence GTGGTGCTGCGCCGACTCGCCCGACTACCGGCGAAGGGCCTCGGGCTGACCCTGGCCGTACCGGTGGTCCTCGCACGCTCCGCTGTGCCCACGGCCCGCGTCGCCGCCCGGGTGGCCGCCTCGGCTGGGCGGGTCGGGGCCCGGACCACGGTCCGCACCACCGTCCGCACCGCCACGTCGGCCGCCGGGACGGCGGCCCGGATGGGCCGGGTCGCCCGGGCCGCCGCCGAGACGGGCACGGGCTACTGGCACGCGGGCTCGCGGATCCAACTGCCGCTGCGCCCCCGCGCCGCCGGCACGGCGCGCAACGTCGAGGCGGCCGCCCGCCGGGTGGCGCTGGGACTGGCCACCCGGCCGGACGTGATCGCCGCCTACTGGGACGGCGGCCTCGCCCGGCTGGTGGTGCAGCTGACCCAGGACGCGGCCACCGACCGGGTGGTGCAGCGGGCCACCGAACTCGCCGCTAGCCAGCGCCTGGAACGGGTCGACGAGGACGTCCTGGAAACCGCCCACCCCGGGCGGACCGGCAGCATCCGCGCCCAGACGCTCGCCCTGGCCTGCGACGCCGTCGGCTTCACCACGGCCGTCGGGGCACGGGTGCTTCCGCTGCGCACCGGGCCCCGGCTGGCCACCGCCCTGGTCGCCCTGGTCCGCGAGGACCCGGACGTCCGCGCCCTGCTGCGCCGCCGCCTCGGTGACGCCGGCTCCGACCTGGTGCTGGCGGCGGCCGGCGCCGCTTCCTACGGCATCGGGCAGTCGCCCGGCGCGCTGGCCCTGGACGCGGTGCTGCGGACCGGGCGGCTGCTGGAGACGATCGCCGGAGCCGCCGCCTTCGACGCCGCGTACGACACGGTCTGCGCGCCCGGCCGGCTGAGCCTCGCGGGCACCGGAACCGCCCGGCCCGCACTGCGCCCGCTGCCGTACGAGGAGTTCGAGGAGCAGGCGGTCGGCGGCACCCTGCTCGGCGCGGCCGGGGCGCTGCTGTTCACCCGCAACGTGGCGGAGGCGGCCGAGGGGCTGGTGGCGGGCAATCCGAAGGCCGCGCGCTACGGTCCGGTCGCGTTCACCACCGCGCTGGGCACCGTACTCGCCCGCGAGGGCGTCCTGGTCCGCGACCTGGAGCGGCTGCGCCGGCTGGAGCTGGTCGACACCGTGGTGCTGCACCCCGACTCGCTGCGCGGCCCGGGCCGAACGGTCCTGGAGGTCCACCCCACCGCGCCCGACTGGGACCACGACCAGCTGTGGCAGGCCGCCGTCGCGGCCCTGGACCGCCCGGACACGGAACTCGAACTACGTCCGGTGCCGGACCAGTTGGACCGGCCGGACGCCGGAACGGGCCTGCTGGTCGCCGCCGCCGGGGGCGTGGACGTCGGTACCGTCCTGGTCGGACGGGAGATCGCCCCGGTCGCCGAGGCCGCGCTGGACGCCGCCCGACGCGCCGGGCTGCACGTCGTGGTGGCCGACGACGGCACGCTCGGCGACTTCGGCGCCCTGGCCGACCAACTCCTCGGCAATGAACGGTCCTTGGCCGACGCGGTGCGCCAACTCCAGCGCGAGGGCCGGGTGGTGCTCACCGTCGCCCGCGTTCCGGCGGGCGGCGGCGCAGAGTTGACGGGCCGTAACGAGTCGACGGACCGCGCCGAGTTGACGGACAGTGCCCGCGAACTGCTCGCCGGCCTGCTGCGCGGCGACCTCGCGGTCGCGGTCACCGACGCGGACAGCGCTGTTGTGTGGGGCGCGGACCTCCTCCTGCTGAACGGGCTCGACTCCGTCTGGCGGCTGCTGGCCGCGATCCCCGCCGCCCGCACCGTCGCCCGCCACTCCAAGACCCTGGCCGAGGCGAGCGCCGCGCTGTCCGGACTCCTGGTGGTCACCCGGGGCCGGCGGCCGCACGGCACCCTGCCGGTCGCCGCCCGGCTCTCGCCGGTGAACGTGGCGACCGCTGCCGCCCTGGCCTCGGGCTGGCGGGCCGCCCTGCGGGTCGGCACCCGCAGCGCGCCCCACCCGCCGCCGCGCATTCCCTGGCACGCGCTCGCGCCCAAGGAGGCGCTGGCCCGGCTCAAGGGCGTCCGCCGTCCGGTGCGCCGCGGCGGACTGTGGGCCCGGCAACTCGCCGCCCACCCGGCGCTGGGCGCGGCGGGCCGGCTGGTCGGCGCGGTTCGCTCCGAACTCGACGACCCGCTGACACCGGTCCTGCTCGTCGGGGCGACCGCCTCCGCCCTGCTGGGCTCGACCGTGGACGCGGCACTGGTCGCCGGAGCCCTGGCGATGAACGCGCTGATCGGCGCCGTCCAGCGGCTGCGCTCCGAACAGGCCCTGTCCGCACTGGAAGTGACACAGCATCAGAGGGCCACCGTGGTCGACGACGAGCGGACCCGTACGGTCGCCGCCACCGAGCTCAGGCCCGGTCAGGTGATCGAGCTGAGCACGGGCGAGGTGGTGCCCGCCGACGCCCGACTGATCGAGCTGGACGAGCTGGAGGTCGACGAGTCCGCGCTGACCGGCGAGTCCCTCCCGGTCACGAAACAGCTGGACGCCACCCCGGAGGCCACGGTCGCCGACCGCCGCTGCATGGTCTTCGAGGGCACCACCGTGGTCGCCGGGCACGCCCGGGCCGCCGTGGTCGGCACGGGGGAGGACACCGAGGCCGGACGGGCCGCGCACCTCGCCGCCCGCACCCCGCCCGCCGGGGGCGTCCAGGCCCGGCTGCGCGAACTGACCGACCGCAGCCTGCCGTTCACCCTGCTCGGCGGAGCGGCCGTCGCGGGCCTGGCCGTGCTGCGCGGGCGCCCGGTGCGCCTGGCCGTCCGGGGCGGGCTGGCCGTCGCGGTCGCCGCCGTACCGGAGGGCCTGCCGCTGGTGGCCACCGTCGCCCAGCTGGCCGCGGCCCGCCGGCTCAGCCGCCAGGGCGTGCTGGTCCGCACCCCGCGCGCGCTGGAGGCGCTCGGCCGGATGGACACCGTGTGCTTCGACAAGACCGGCACCCTGACCGAGAACCGGCTGCGGGTGACCCGCGTCGCCACGCCCGACGGCACCCGGTACCCGGCCGACGACCCCGCCGCGGCCGCGGTGCTGCGGACGGCGGCCCGCGCGTGCCCGCCGGCCGAGGACGGCGAGGCCGTGCACGCCCACTCCACCGACGAGGCGGTGCTCGCCGCCGCCCCGGAGGACCTCGGCTGGACGCCCGCCCAGACGCTGCCGTTCGAGGCCAGCCGCGGCTACGCCGCCGCGACCGGCACGCCGGACGACGGCCGGGCCCTGCTGGTGGTGAAGGGCGCGCCCGAAGCCGTGCTGCCGGCCTGCGCGGGCGCCGGGAAGCGCGCGGACGCGACGGTGGCGGCGCTCGGCGCGGACGGCCTGCGGGTCCTCGCCGTCGCGGTGCGACCGCTGCCCGACGACGCCGGCGACGTGCTCGAAGGCCCGCTGGAGGAGCTGGAACTGGTCGGCTTCGTCGCCCTGGCCGACACCCCGCGCCCCGGGTCCGCGGCGCTGGTCGAGGGCCTGCGCCGGGCCGGGGTGCGGCCCGTCATGCTCACCGGCGACCACCCGGCCACGGCCCGCGCGGTCGCCATCGCCCTCGGCTGGCCCGAGGACCTCGAGCTGGCCACCGGCGACGAGCTGGCCGGCCTCGACCGCACCGGCCGCGCCCGGGCGCTGGGCGGCTGTGACGTCGTCGCCCGGGTCGCCCCCGAGCAGAAGGTGCTGGTGGTCGAGGCGCTGCGGGAGTCCGGGCGGGTGGTGGCGATGGTCGGGGACGGCGCCAACGACGCCGCCGCCATCCGCTCCGCCGACATCGGGATCGGGATCGCCGCCCGCGGCTCCGCGGCCGCCCGCAACGCGGCCGATCTGGTGATCACCGACGACGAACTGACCGTGCTGACCGACGCGGTGGACGAGGGCCGGGCGCTGTGGCGCAGCGTCGCGGACGCCATCACCATCCTGATCGGCGGCAACGCCGGCGAGATCGGCTTCTCCCTGCTGGGCACCCTGCTGTCCGGGCGCGCCCCGATGTCCACCCGGCAGATCCTGCTGGTCAACCTGCTCACCGACATGTTCCCGGCGATGGCCGTCGCGGTCACGCCGCGGGACGATCCGCCGAACGGGGAGAGCACCCGGCGGGTCGGCACCGCGGCCCTGGACGCCCCGCTCGCCCGGCAGATCCGGCACCGCGGCCTGGTCACCGCCGTCGGCGCGACCACCGCCTGGCTCATCGGCACCACCACCCCCGGCTCGGCCCGGCGCACCAGCACGATGGCCCTGTGCGGCGTCGTCGGCGCCCAGCTGGCCCAGACCCTGACCGGGCGGGCGCGCAGCCCGCTGGTGCTGGCGACGGTGCTGGGCTCGGCGGCCGCGCTGGCGGTGATCGTCCAGACGCCCGGCGTCAGCCGGTTCTTCGGCTGCACCCCGCTCGGCCCGGTGGCCTGGGCGGGCGTCGCGGCCTCGATCGCCGTGGCCGTGGCCGCGCCGCCGCTGATCCCGCAGGTCGAGCGCCTGCTGCTGGTGGCCCTGGCCCGGGCGCTGGCGGCCGTTCGGGGCACGCGGGCGTGA
- a CDS encoding phosphoribosyltransferase: protein MPVRFLDRSTAGHQLAQAVLPFVGDRTAGRVVVLGLAPGGLPVAAEIAKALDAPLDVAVVRPLSVPGHDRPVGAIADGDPPLFDRESLKTLGVTPVEVGESVKRERAEVHRREALYRDGRAPLCLRGRTVVLVSDGLTDALTAHTAVRTLLGDRPARLVLAAPLCDARIAEELRREVDALVCLHLPRYAHAAGPWYGEFHEVTDREAAVLLRRHGPHDGAALPGSAERTSGPERMAGG from the coding sequence ATGCCCGTGAGATTCCTCGACCGAAGCACCGCCGGACACCAACTCGCCCAGGCGGTCCTCCCGTTCGTCGGCGACCGGACCGCCGGCCGGGTGGTCGTGCTCGGCCTGGCGCCCGGCGGACTACCGGTGGCCGCGGAGATCGCCAAGGCCCTGGACGCCCCGCTCGACGTCGCGGTGGTCCGGCCGCTGAGCGTGCCCGGCCACGACCGCCCGGTGGGGGCGATCGCCGACGGCGACCCGCCGCTGTTCGACCGGGAGTCGCTGAAGACCCTCGGCGTCACCCCGGTCGAGGTCGGGGAGAGCGTCAAGCGCGAGCGCGCCGAGGTGCACCGCCGCGAGGCGCTCTACCGCGACGGCCGGGCTCCGCTGTGCCTGCGCGGGCGCACCGTCGTCCTGGTCTCGGACGGCCTCACCGACGCGCTCACCGCGCACACCGCCGTCCGCACCCTGCTCGGCGACCGCCCCGCGCGACTGGTCCTCGCGGCGCCGCTGTGCGACGCCCGGATCGCCGAGGAGCTGCGCCGGGAGGTCGACGCCCTGGTCTGCCTCCACCTGCCCCGCTACGCCCACGCCGCCGGACCCTGGTACGGCGAGTTCCACGAGGTCACCGACCGGGAGGCGGCCGTCCTGCTGCGCCGGCACGGACCGCACGACGGAGCCGCCCTCCCCGGCTCGGCCGAACGGACGTCCGGCCCGGAGAGGATGGCCGGCGGCTGA
- a CDS encoding aconitate hydratase yields MTEPLGVAMQLITDHLLEGRPVSGEEVALRVDQTLCQDATGTLVMQELDALGLDRVRTELSVQYVDHNILQSDERNAEDHLFLRSAAHRFGLWYSKPGNGVSHPVHMQRFGVPGKTLLGSDSHTCAGGALGMLAIGTGGLDVALAMAGEPYRLTMPQIWGIRLVGRLPDWVSAKDVILELLRRHGVKGALHRVLEYHGPGLEQLTAMDRHVIANMGAELGATASVFPADDAVRAFLAAEGREEDFRPVTAEPGCRYDLTDRVDLSALEPLVARPSSPGNVVPVSEVAGTPVGQVVIGSSANPGLRDFAVAAAMVHGRQTSAELSFDVNPSSREVLQDLMRTGAAFDLIAAGARIHQAGCLGCIGMGQAPAPGRNSLRTFPRNFPGRSGTLDDSVWLCSPETAAASALTGRITDPRAWALREGVQPPELDLPERACVNRLMLEAPLPPERARTVELVRGPNISALPDLDPLPDELSAPVLLKTGDDVSTDEISPAGAKALPYRSNLPKLADFTFTRIDPDYPARARESGTHLVVAGDNYGQGSSREHAAITPRLLGLRAVLAKSYARIHWQNLANFGVLALEFADPADYDRIEPGDRLTLPGLHRALAADADGHITAHNTTRDEEYRLTHRLSPSQRRAVLAGGTIPALAGTVRSAA; encoded by the coding sequence ATGACCGAACCACTCGGCGTCGCCATGCAGCTGATCACCGACCACCTGCTGGAGGGCCGGCCCGTATCCGGCGAGGAGGTCGCCCTGCGGGTGGACCAGACGCTGTGCCAGGACGCCACCGGCACCCTGGTGATGCAGGAGCTCGACGCCCTCGGACTCGACCGGGTCCGCACCGAGCTCAGCGTGCAGTACGTCGACCACAACATCCTCCAGTCCGACGAGCGCAACGCCGAGGACCACCTCTTCCTGCGCTCGGCCGCCCACCGCTTCGGGCTCTGGTACTCCAAGCCGGGCAACGGCGTCTCCCACCCCGTCCACATGCAGCGCTTCGGCGTACCGGGGAAGACCCTGCTCGGCTCCGACTCCCACACCTGCGCCGGCGGGGCGCTCGGCATGCTCGCCATCGGCACCGGCGGGCTCGACGTCGCACTCGCCATGGCCGGCGAGCCGTACCGGCTCACCATGCCGCAGATCTGGGGCATCCGGCTGGTCGGACGGCTGCCGGACTGGGTGAGCGCCAAGGACGTGATCCTGGAGCTGTTGCGCCGCCACGGCGTCAAGGGCGCGTTGCACCGCGTCCTGGAGTACCACGGCCCGGGCCTGGAGCAGCTGACCGCGATGGACCGGCACGTGATCGCCAACATGGGCGCCGAACTGGGCGCCACCGCGAGCGTCTTCCCCGCCGACGACGCGGTCCGGGCCTTCCTCGCCGCCGAGGGCCGCGAGGAGGACTTCCGCCCGGTCACGGCCGAACCCGGCTGCCGCTACGACCTCACCGACCGGGTCGACCTCTCCGCCCTGGAACCGCTGGTCGCCCGGCCCAGCTCGCCCGGCAACGTCGTCCCGGTCAGCGAGGTGGCGGGCACCCCGGTCGGCCAGGTGGTGATCGGCTCCTCCGCCAACCCCGGCCTGCGCGACTTCGCCGTCGCCGCGGCCATGGTGCACGGGCGGCAGACCTCCGCCGAGCTCAGCTTCGACGTCAACCCCAGCTCCCGCGAGGTGCTGCAGGACCTGATGCGCACCGGCGCCGCCTTCGACCTGATCGCCGCCGGCGCGCGCATCCACCAGGCCGGCTGTCTTGGCTGCATCGGCATGGGCCAGGCCCCCGCCCCCGGCCGGAACTCGCTGCGGACCTTCCCGCGGAACTTCCCCGGCCGCTCCGGCACCCTGGACGACTCGGTGTGGCTCTGCTCGCCCGAGACCGCCGCCGCCTCCGCGCTGACCGGCCGGATCACCGACCCGCGCGCCTGGGCGCTGCGCGAGGGCGTGCAGCCGCCCGAGCTGGACCTGCCGGAGCGCGCCTGCGTCAACCGGCTGATGCTGGAGGCCCCGCTGCCGCCCGAGCGCGCCCGGACGGTCGAGCTGGTCCGCGGCCCCAACATCTCGGCGCTGCCCGATCTGGACCCGCTGCCGGACGAGCTGAGCGCGCCCGTGCTGCTGAAGACCGGTGACGACGTCTCCACCGACGAGATCTCCCCGGCCGGCGCCAAGGCCCTCCCGTACCGCTCCAACCTGCCGAAGCTCGCCGACTTCACCTTCACCCGGATCGACCCCGACTACCCGGCCCGGGCCCGGGAGAGCGGGACCCACCTGGTGGTGGCCGGGGACAACTACGGCCAGGGCTCCTCGCGCGAGCACGCCGCGATCACCCCGCGGCTGCTCGGGCTGCGCGCCGTCCTGGCGAAGTCGTACGCCCGGATCCACTGGCAGAACCTCGCCAACTTCGGTGTCCTCGCCCTGGAGTTCGCCGATCCCGCCGACTACGACCGGATCGAGCCCGGTGACCGGCTGACCCTGCCCGGGCTGCACCGGGCCCTCGCCGCGGACGCCGACGGGCACATCACCGCGCACAACACCACCCGGGACGAGGAGTACCGGCTCACCCACCGGCTGTCGCCGAGCCAGCGCCGGGCCGTCCTGGCGGGCGGGACCATCCCCGCCCTCGCCGGCACGGTACGGAGCGCGGCGTGA
- a CDS encoding CBS domain-containing protein: MSRKIKEIMTPGPVTVPRLASVRDAARWMRDTAIGDVLVSDDVSGDGRLLGLVTDRDLVVRVLAAGLDPDSTNVGDVCSSQLVSVAPDDDVGHAVDLMRRHALRRLPVLDDGRAVGVVSIGDLAMERDPDSALADISAADPNS, encoded by the coding sequence ATGAGCCGGAAGATCAAGGAGATCATGACGCCCGGACCGGTCACCGTGCCGCGGCTGGCCTCGGTGCGCGACGCGGCGCGCTGGATGCGCGACACCGCCATCGGGGACGTCCTGGTCTCCGACGACGTCTCGGGCGACGGCCGGCTCCTCGGCCTGGTGACCGACCGCGACCTGGTGGTCCGGGTGCTCGCCGCCGGCCTGGACCCGGACAGCACCAACGTCGGCGACGTCTGCAGCTCCCAGCTGGTCTCCGTCGCCCCGGACGACGACGTCGGGCACGCCGTCGACCTGATGCGCCGGCACGCCCTGCGCCGCCTGCCGGTGCTGGACGACGGCCGGGCGGTGGGTGTGGTCTCGATCGGCGACCTGGCGATGGAGCGGGACCCGGACTCCGCGCTCGCCGACATCAGCGCCGCCGACCCCAACAGCTGA
- a CDS encoding alpha/beta fold hydrolase, with protein sequence MTTPVLEIAYHRTGERRRRTDAPVILLHGFPYDVRAYDDVTRLLAEAGREVLVPYLRGFGPTRFRAEATLRSGQQAALGEDLTDFMDALGIERAVVAGYDWGGRAACVVAATSPERIHGLVTAGGYTIQNIAGATEPAAPEAEHNFWYQYYFHSERGRRGLERNREELCGLLWRLWSPTWAAAEEAFAASAPSLHNPDFVEVSIHSYRHRYGLVDGDPRYQALEDRLAAQPPIEVPTVVLVGGANGVIAPADQQGTERFTGPCELRTLPGVGHNVPQEAPEAFAEAVLSLS encoded by the coding sequence GTGACGACACCGGTTCTGGAGATCGCCTACCACCGGACCGGTGAGCGCCGCCGGAGGACCGACGCTCCGGTCATCCTGCTGCACGGCTTCCCCTACGACGTACGGGCCTACGACGACGTGACGCGGCTGCTCGCGGAGGCCGGCCGGGAGGTGCTGGTGCCGTACCTGCGAGGGTTCGGGCCGACCCGGTTCCGGGCCGAGGCGACCCTGCGCAGCGGCCAACAGGCCGCGCTCGGAGAGGACTTGACCGACTTCATGGACGCGCTGGGGATCGAGCGGGCCGTCGTCGCGGGCTACGACTGGGGCGGGCGCGCGGCCTGCGTCGTCGCGGCCACCAGCCCGGAGCGGATCCACGGTCTGGTGACGGCCGGTGGCTACACCATCCAGAACATCGCCGGCGCGACGGAACCAGCGGCGCCGGAGGCGGAGCACAACTTCTGGTACCAGTACTACTTCCACTCGGAGCGAGGCCGCCGCGGGCTGGAGCGCAACCGCGAGGAGCTGTGCGGGCTGCTCTGGCGGCTGTGGTCGCCGACCTGGGCGGCGGCCGAGGAGGCGTTCGCCGCCTCCGCGCCCAGCCTGCACAACCCGGACTTCGTCGAGGTGTCGATCCACTCCTACCGGCACCGCTACGGCCTGGTGGACGGGGACCCGCGCTACCAGGCGCTGGAGGACCGGCTCGCCGCCCAGCCGCCGATCGAGGTGCCCACGGTGGTGCTGGTGGGCGGTGCCAACGGGGTGATCGCGCCCGCCGACCAGCAGGGCACCGAGCGGTTCACCGGTCCGTGCGAGCTGCGCACTCTCCCCGGGGTGGGCCACAACGTCCCGCAGGAGGCGCCGGAGGCCTTCGCCGAGGCGGTCCTGAGCCTGAGCTGA
- a CDS encoding NHL repeat-containing protein — MRTHSSRPPVALASRTRRWARVGLAATATLLFGATASAGAVARPPFLGPLNTVSQIASTVPGNGDVNPYGTFTVRHTVGKLHRGNVLVSNFNNKQNQQGTGTTLVQVSPNGTTRLFAQIDPANLPGPCPGGVGLTTALTVLPGGWVVVGSLPTSDGTSATAQAGCLLVLDSNGTVRETIAGDGINGPWDMTAVSHGDTDELFVTNVLNGTVAGNGHEVDQGTVLRITLCRDGDQPPRRIATTVIGSGFGERTDPAALVIGPTGVGLGHDDTLYVADTLGNRITAIPDAVHRSSDAGTGTVVSTDGHLRGPLGLAIAPGGDILTVNSGDGNIVETTPAGDQVAVRTLDSSGSPPGAGALFGLAVDLDRDAVYFVDNATNFLDVLH, encoded by the coding sequence ATGAGAACTCACTCTTCGCGCCCGCCGGTCGCGCTCGCTTCCCGGACCAGGCGCTGGGCGCGGGTCGGCCTCGCCGCCACCGCCACGCTGCTGTTCGGCGCCACCGCCTCCGCCGGGGCCGTCGCCCGGCCCCCCTTCCTCGGCCCGCTGAACACCGTCTCCCAGATCGCCTCGACCGTCCCGGGCAACGGCGACGTGAACCCGTACGGCACCTTCACCGTCCGGCACACCGTCGGCAAGCTGCACCGCGGCAACGTCCTGGTCAGCAACTTCAACAACAAGCAGAACCAGCAGGGCACCGGCACCACCCTGGTGCAGGTGAGCCCGAACGGCACCACCAGACTGTTCGCCCAGATCGACCCGGCGAACCTGCCCGGTCCCTGCCCCGGCGGCGTCGGCCTCACCACCGCGCTGACCGTGCTGCCGGGCGGCTGGGTCGTGGTCGGCAGCCTGCCCACCTCGGACGGCACCTCCGCCACCGCCCAGGCCGGCTGCCTGCTGGTGCTGGACAGCAACGGCACGGTCCGCGAGACCATCGCCGGGGACGGCATCAACGGCCCCTGGGACATGACCGCCGTCAGCCACGGCGACACCGACGAGCTGTTCGTCACCAACGTGCTCAACGGCACGGTGGCCGGCAATGGGCACGAGGTCGACCAGGGCACCGTGCTGCGGATCACCCTGTGCCGCGATGGCGACCAGCCGCCGCGGCGGATCGCGACCACCGTGATCGGCTCGGGCTTCGGCGAGCGGACCGACCCCGCCGCCCTGGTGATCGGCCCGACCGGCGTCGGCCTCGGCCACGACGACACGCTCTACGTGGCGGACACCCTCGGCAACCGGATCACCGCGATCCCCGACGCCGTCCACCGCAGCAGCGACGCCGGCACCGGCACCGTGGTCAGTACCGACGGCCACCTCCGCGGCCCGCTCGGCCTCGCCATCGCCCCCGGCGGCGACATCCTCACGGTGAACTCCGGGGACGGCAACATCGTCGAGACCACCCCGGCGGGCGACCAGGTCGCCGTCCGTACGCTCGACAGCAGTGGCAGCCCGCCGGGCGCGGGCGCGCTGTTCGGCCTCGCGGTGGACCTGGACCGGGACGCCGTCTACTTCGTCGACAACGCCACCAACTTCCTGGACGTCCTGCACTGA
- a CDS encoding dienelactone hydrolase family protein — translation MTGQWQELGTSGGIEAYVHRPAGEVRGAVVVCSELYGVNPYLRGVCAELADLGYVAVAPDFYWRSARRTELGYSAEEREAGLVLMRALDRDELVADAAEALAAALALADGRGVAFVGTSMGGHIAVRAATELRFELAAVFYPGWLLNSGFPLVGPVPPLETAERIAANGVYLLGFCGELDHILPQPEWQEAERRLTDAKVGHELVTYPGARHGFASDRPEDHDAAATADAWRRVHEALAERL, via the coding sequence ATGACGGGTCAGTGGCAGGAGCTGGGCACGTCCGGCGGGATCGAGGCGTACGTGCACCGCCCGGCGGGCGAGGTGCGCGGCGCGGTGGTGGTCTGCTCGGAGCTGTACGGGGTCAACCCGTACCTGCGGGGCGTCTGTGCCGAGCTGGCGGACCTCGGGTACGTGGCGGTGGCACCGGACTTCTACTGGCGCAGCGCCCGCCGCACCGAACTCGGCTACAGCGCCGAGGAGCGCGAGGCGGGCCTGGTGCTGATGCGCGCGCTGGACCGCGACGAGCTGGTCGCCGACGCCGCCGAGGCGCTGGCCGCCGCCCTGGCCCTGGCCGACGGGCGCGGCGTGGCCTTCGTCGGGACGAGCATGGGCGGGCACATCGCGGTGCGCGCGGCCACCGAGCTGCGCTTCGAGCTGGCCGCGGTGTTCTACCCGGGCTGGCTGCTCAACTCAGGTTTCCCGCTGGTCGGTCCGGTGCCGCCGCTGGAGACCGCCGAGCGGATCGCCGCCAACGGCGTGTACCTGCTGGGCTTCTGCGGCGAGCTGGACCACATCCTCCCGCAGCCGGAATGGCAGGAGGCCGAACGACGGTTGACGGACGCCAAGGTGGGGCACGAGTTGGTCACCTATCCGGGCGCCCGGCACGGCTTCGCGTCCGACCGCCCGGAGGACCACGACGCCGCCGCGACGGCCGACGCCTGGCGGCGCGTCCACGAGGCGCTGGCCGAGCGGCTGTAG
- a CDS encoding TOBE domain-containing protein translates to MSLSIRNRIPGTVTSVTTGEAMATVKARLQGGQVITAAVTADAVKDLGLAEGSAVHVVVKSTEVALATGPVSGLSIRNQLPGTVTDIATGNAMATVKVSVQGGELTAAITKDAVTDLGLAAGTEVVALIKSTEVALATA, encoded by the coding sequence ATGAGCCTCAGCATTCGCAACCGGATCCCCGGCACCGTCACCTCGGTCACCACCGGCGAGGCCATGGCCACCGTCAAGGCCCGGCTTCAGGGCGGCCAGGTCATCACCGCCGCCGTCACCGCGGACGCCGTGAAGGATCTCGGCCTGGCCGAGGGCAGCGCGGTGCACGTGGTGGTCAAGTCCACCGAGGTCGCCCTCGCCACCGGCCCGGTGTCCGGGCTGAGCATCCGCAACCAGCTCCCCGGTACGGTCACCGACATCGCCACCGGCAACGCCATGGCGACGGTCAAGGTCTCGGTTCAGGGCGGCGAGCTGACCGCAGCCATCACCAAGGACGCCGTCACCGACCTCGGCCTCGCGGCGGGCACCGAGGTGGTGGCCCTGATCAAGTCGACCGAGGTGGCGCTCGCCACGGCCTGA